AATCCTAATAAAAAGACTTTTTTACGGCCGATAATGTCTCCTAATTTTGAAACTGGCAACAACATTGCAGCATAAACTAAAGTATAGGCATTCAATACCCATTGTAGATTTGAAAAATTCGATGAAAAAGCTTGTTGTATATCCGGTAATGCAACATTGACAATAGTAATATCTAACATTGCCATAAATACGGTTAAACTAACTGTGACTAAAACCCACCATTTTCTTTTTGATTGTATCAAAATAAAAACCCCTCTCGTGTATACATGCACATAAATGCATGTATATATTAAAATAAAAAGCACTACATTATTTCGAATTCACGATAAATAATGTATATGTGCGTACAAATGCATAAATATATTAAAATAAAAAGCACTGCATTATTTCAAATTCATAAGTGCTTTCATATTGTTAGCTGTTTCTTCAAATTTATTCACAATGAAATTATTATTTGTTTTGTAATAAACTTCTCGGCCTTCTTTTCTCCTTTGAACTATACCGAAACGACTCATGAAATCAAGATGCCGAGAAATAACTGAACGATTCTGTGGAAAATATTCTGCAATACCACCGATTGTCATTTCACCATTTGCTGAAAGAAAAATCAACAACTCACTACGCACTGGATCGAGTACTGCTCGGAAAAACTCAATATCTATATTGTCTTCTATCAGCTTTTTACATTTATTTGGATCAAGATTTAATCCCATAGGCCTACCCCCTAAATTTATTATATGCATTTGTGCACACATGTCAACTTATTTGAAAATGATAATTCAGTAAGTGGAGTTTTTGATATTATATAATTATCCCACCAAACAGGGGGGGTCTGATAAGATGATGTTTGGAATACTCAACTCGGTAGTACAAATAGAAATACCTATAAACATGATTATGCACTATTATGGGACAATAATAAATACCAACGTCATAACTCCAAAGACTATGTACCTGCAACAGGACATTCCAAACCCTTTTTACTTTTGCCAGCTCCCCCTGCATCAAACCGGATGTGAGGTTCTCCCTCACCCCGGCTTTCCGCTGTTCTTCTTTCTTCCGCGTTACATGTGCAACTAGTCCAAATGGGTTTATTTTTTCTTCAATTTCTAACAAACGGGGGTCAGTCCCAATCCTCTTCCCCTTTTCAACATTCACTATATGGATGGTTTCATTTCGTGCTCTAGCAGCAGCGTTGCGGCTCATTTCTAAAACGTCCTGCCAAGTGAATCTTCAGGATCTAATGCTACAGCTTGTTCAAAAGCAGCTATCGCTTCCTTATCATGTTTAAGGTAATACGGAAATGCCAAAGAGGGTCGTCCTCGCCTTGCTCTTGCACAGATAACAATATAGTTTTCTTGGTTATTCAATGCTCTTGCCAAATGGCTTCTAGTATTACCCGCTGGAGTGGCTTTTTACTGATTTCAATCTTCCTATTTTTTTAATTGTTCAGTTTTTAATTTACTTGTTGTTTTCGTAAATCCATAGGAAAGTATTAAAATACCTAATAAGAAAAAGAACCAGATAAAAAAATTATCAAAAAAGCCATCATAGTTAAAGGTTCTTGGCACTGACGCCCCATGCGAAGCAAATCCAGCAGCATGTATTGCACCGGATAGTTTTTCAATAATTCTTTCGGTGGTATAAATCAATCCACTTGTAATCATGAAGATAGTCCCTAAGATCTTATAGATGTTGTTCCCCATAAAAGGCCCCCTTTGTTTTTGATCAATTCTCAACTGGTTTAAGAAATTCGTAATACCATGACAAAGGTTATTCGCGATGGAATTGAACTATCCTGCTCATTCTCTAAAACCAATTGGGTGATATGTCCAGCTTCAATATGGATAACAATTTGGAAACAGAGGAATGATAATCATATATTGAAAGGAGTAATATAAATGATTAGAAAAATATTACTAGTTAGTATTCTAAGCTTAATTCTTGTATCCACTTCCCCAGCTTATGCGAACTCAAAAAACACACAACCTATAACGATTGTGAAAAAAGTATTTGAAGATGTAAATGAACAAAAATGGTGTTCAATTCCGGAACTATGGACTAGCAAACAACGAGAAAGTTACTCTTTATTTTTTTGTAAAAATAGTACATCAGATCGTTCTGACGGACTTTTTAATATCAAAAAAGCTTCAATCATTGACTGGAGAGAACTACCCAGTAAAATTGGTATAAATCACATGTCTAACGGCGTGCGTCAGGCAATTGAAGATGAACACCTTGAAAGTAAATTTTTTTATGTTGCCGTGGATTTGCAAGTAAAAATAGAAAGTAAATATTTCATCAATGGTACTAACTACCCTCTTTTTGCTTTAATAAAAGAAAAAAATAATGATTGGAGAATCATCCAAATGTCAGTTGTACCAACATCTTCAATGATTCAGAACGGATATGGGTTTAACACACAAGATGAAAAAACATTTGACGAGAGAAGATTACAATATACCTAACATCATAGTGACTGAATAAAAGGTGTCGCTTCGTTTCCTAGGGCTGCAGCAGAGTAAAGTTCCTACCACTGCCATAAAACAAGCTCTTCTTACTATTAATCCTTATGTTTTTGACTTCCTACAATGTATCTTCCTAACTAACTACTAATTTATAAACCGGCTCATCGTGAAATGCCTTCTCGACCTCACCTGTTGCTACAAAACCAACCTTTTCATATAAACGAATTGCGGCTACATTGTCATGAATAACTGTTATATAGATTTCATTACATTTGTAATGTTGGATCATTTCGTTAATGACTAACTTAATACATGGAACACCATATCCTTTTCCTTGATATTGGTAACCGAGCATAATGCTAACAAGTTCAAATCTTTGGTTATCAGGGTTTAAACCATGACAAGCAAACCCAATTATAGTTTCACCATCATAGATGGCTCTTGCTTTAAATTTATACGTATAACAGACCCCAAGGAAATATGCATTTGATCCAACCCATCTTTCGAAAATTTGTATTTTTTGTTCCTGATCTTTATCAGATATTAATTTGATGACTTGTTCGAAATTTAAGGGCGATACATCTTCTAAACGAATATTCATTAGACAACTCCTTGTTAGTACTCTTATGTTCTAGGAAGAATCCGGAATCCTACCAAGCCTGCTACTATGCGTCTTTAGCGGTCATCAGATCATTCTCCTGTTCTAAATTTTTATGAACACCTATTATTTTCCCCTCTGAAATAGTAATGGTATGGTCACATAATAATTGAATATCTTCTTTGTTATGAGAAGTCATTACAATTAACTTTTGTTCTGTTCTCAGCTTCTCTAATACTTTTCTTAATGTTCCCACAGAAGTTTCGTCTAGAGCATTAAAAGGTTCATCCAATATGATAATTTGTTGATTTTCCATAATAGCCTGAATAATCCCTAATTTCTGCTTCATTCCTAATGAGTACTTATTGAATTTCTTCTTGGTTTTCCAGTCCAAATCAAATATATTCATAAAATATTGAATATCTTCACTCTTAGTTACATTTCTTATTTTAGCTAGCATTTTCAAATTCTCATAACCTGTCAGATGTCCTATAAAACTTGGTTTTTCAAGTAGTATCCCTAACTTATCAGGAAATGAAATATCCTTCCCCAAAACTCTCCCATCTACTTTGACCTCTCCATTAGTTGGCAGTATCAGGCCAGTAATCATTCTCAAAAACATTGTTTTACCGCTTCCGTTCCTACCAACTACTCCGTAAATATTCCCACTTTCTAGAGAGACATTTATATTTTCAAGAACTTTAATTTTACCGATTGATTTGGTGAAACTAGTTGCTTCAATTTTCATGAGAGGATAACTCCTTCTTAAGGCTTCTTCTTTGAATAAGAGCAACTAGTACTATGGCAAGGACTATACTTACAAGAACATCTAACAATGTAATTATTGGACTACTGGAGCGAGGTAAGATATAAAAAGCCGAATCCTGATAATGATTGGTCATAGCTAATAAAATTGAAATCCCCCCCATTATCATAAAAGCACTTGATTTCGTGAACTTCATTAATAGATATATCTGAGCAAAAACCGCAATTATACAAAACAAGTAGACTCTCGCTATAACCCCTACAGTATTCATATTTATTGTTTGAGCCACCTTGAAATCACTTGAAACAATGTAAAAAAGTAACCCTATCAAATAAAACAATATTACAAATGCCGCAGTGATGATTAAAGCGCCTTTTAAGAAAGCTTTCAACCACTTGGCTTTATTGCCATATCGAACAGATAAATGTTCAGAATTATCGATATAATAAACAATATAGTCAATCAGTGTATATTGTAATAATGTCAACATCATAACGAATAAGCTTTGTAACAGTATTGCATGTAGTGGCTTACCTCCAAAAAGCGTTTGATATATGATTGTAGGATCGGTAATGCCAGTACTATTTAAGTAACGATAACCAACGATAATGCTGCCCAAGAAAGTAAG
This portion of the Cohnella abietis genome encodes:
- a CDS encoding GNAT family N-acetyltransferase, coding for MNIRLEDVSPLNFEQVIKLISDKDQEQKIQIFERWVGSNAYFLGVCYTYKFKARAIYDGETIIGFACHGLNPDNQRFELVSIMLGYQYQGKGYGVPCIKLVINEMIQHYKCNEIYITVIHDNVAAIRLYEKVGFVATGEVEKAFHDEPVYKLVVS
- a CDS encoding ABC transporter ATP-binding protein, with product MKIEATSFTKSIGKIKVLENINVSLESGNIYGVVGRNGSGKTMFLRMITGLILPTNGEVKVDGRVLGKDISFPDKLGILLEKPSFIGHLTGYENLKMLAKIRNVTKSEDIQYFMNIFDLDWKTKKKFNKYSLGMKQKLGIIQAIMENQQIIILDEPFNALDETSVGTLRKVLEKLRTEQKLIVMTSHNKEDIQLLCDHTITISEGKIIGVHKNLEQENDLMTAKDA
- a CDS encoding ArsR/SmtB family transcription factor; translation: MGLNLDPNKCKKLIEDNIDIEFFRAVLDPVRSELLIFLSANGEMTIGGIAEYFPQNRSVISRHLDFMSRFGIVQRRKEGREVYYKTNNNFIVNKFEETANNMKALMNLK